A stretch of Imperialibacter roseus DNA encodes these proteins:
- the corA gene encoding magnesium/cobalt transporter CorA has translation MKKDKKQFDITRPDKILMAGLRTLGTIGDNLTFNLYSTLKSESKGKAQTVFIGKKKLEKVAIQLFEYSPDDCMELDQPEDFSALQSPDPKKSYWLNFHGLHEVSLYEDLSKTMSFDRLMVRQMLDTTQRPKVEEYDKYLFFSVKSILQTEQQELNIEQISFILGKNYIISLQEEEGDHFDHIRYKIREKLGMVRHRKSDFLLVQLLDAVLDNYFETIDAFNLIVAELEKEVLKDPTHCTLLKLEKYKKDTQLIKKSLMPFKEALTNILNGRTNFIENENEKYFHDLLNSCKNAMDEIESTSKSLESLANIYFSSLSQKMNETMKVLTTVATIFIPLTFIAGIYGMNFEYMPELKYRYGYFVVWGVMGAVLILMLLYFKRKKWL, from the coding sequence ATGAAGAAGGACAAGAAGCAATTTGATATTACCAGGCCTGACAAAATCCTAATGGCAGGCTTGCGGACGCTCGGGACGATAGGCGACAACCTTACCTTCAACTTGTATTCGACTCTCAAAAGCGAGTCAAAGGGAAAAGCCCAAACAGTTTTTATTGGTAAGAAAAAGCTAGAGAAGGTGGCCATTCAGCTGTTTGAATACAGCCCCGATGACTGCATGGAGCTGGACCAACCAGAAGACTTTTCAGCACTTCAGTCGCCAGATCCGAAAAAATCTTATTGGTTGAATTTCCACGGCCTGCACGAGGTGTCGCTTTACGAAGACCTCTCGAAAACAATGTCTTTTGACCGCCTCATGGTGCGGCAAATGCTCGATACCACCCAGCGGCCCAAAGTAGAGGAATATGATAAGTACCTGTTTTTCAGTGTGAAATCGATCCTGCAAACCGAGCAACAAGAGCTAAACATTGAGCAGATCAGCTTTATCCTGGGGAAGAACTACATCATTTCGCTGCAGGAAGAAGAAGGGGATCATTTTGACCACATCAGGTACAAGATCCGGGAAAAGTTGGGCATGGTTCGCCACCGGAAAAGCGATTTTTTACTGGTGCAGTTGCTGGACGCCGTGCTGGACAACTATTTTGAGACCATCGACGCATTCAATTTGATAGTGGCTGAACTGGAAAAAGAGGTACTGAAAGACCCCACTCATTGCACACTACTCAAGCTGGAGAAGTACAAGAAGGATACGCAACTGATCAAGAAGTCGTTGATGCCTTTCAAAGAGGCTTTAACCAATATTCTCAACGGCCGTACCAACTTCATCGAAAATGAAAATGAGAAGTATTTTCATGACCTGCTCAATAGCTGTAAAAATGCCATGGACGAGATAGAGTCCACAAGTAAAAGCCTGGAGAGCCTTGCTAACATCTATTTTTCGTCCCTCAGTCAGAAAATGAATGAGACGATGAAGGTGCTGACCACGGTGGCCACCATTTTCATCCCACTCACTTTTATTGCAGGCATTTATGGAATGAACTTCGAATATATGCCCGAGCTCAAGTACCGCTATGGCTACTTTGTGGTTTGGGGAGTAATGGGGGCAGTGCTTATTCTAATGCTGCTTTATTTCAAGCGCAAAAAGTGGCTTTGA
- a CDS encoding lactonase family protein, producing MELRSKLFGVLIVLIAFMAGCTQQKPQETEGQDDKMEPQTIDLLVGVYTGAGSNGIYQLQFNTATGELSDSLLLVKTTNPSYLAISKDRQSVFSVNETQEGGISSFSWDHENNQLVEVSKLSTEGAHPCYVDISPSGRQVAVANYSSGNLAVYQLGEGLALQASPQIRQHKGSGPVDPNQKGPHAHCSIFKGGYLYAVDLGIDKILAYPFAADGTLDEAHVAFELQPGDGPRHLIFHPTKAMAFVVNELSSSVVSMKADFEKGTFEAIDRKSTIPADFTERNSDADIHITSDGKFLYASNRGHHSIAMYAVADDGSLTSLGNEPVGGKTPRNFTLSPDEKFLLVANQDTNNIVVFTRNKETGLLAATGKELSVSKPVCLKF from the coding sequence ATGGAACTAAGGAGTAAACTATTTGGAGTGCTCATCGTTTTGATCGCCTTTATGGCCGGATGCACTCAGCAAAAGCCTCAGGAAACTGAAGGCCAGGATGATAAAATGGAACCACAAACAATAGACCTTCTTGTTGGGGTTTATACCGGTGCCGGAAGCAACGGCATTTACCAGTTGCAATTCAACACAGCAACCGGTGAGCTGAGCGACAGTCTGTTGTTGGTGAAGACCACAAACCCATCATACCTGGCGATTAGCAAAGACAGACAGAGCGTTTTCAGTGTTAACGAAACCCAGGAGGGCGGCATTAGCTCTTTTAGCTGGGACCATGAGAACAACCAGCTTGTGGAGGTTAGCAAGCTTTCAACCGAAGGGGCACACCCTTGCTATGTTGATATTAGCCCATCGGGAAGGCAGGTAGCCGTGGCCAACTATAGCTCAGGTAACCTGGCGGTGTACCAGCTAGGTGAGGGCCTTGCGTTGCAGGCTTCTCCTCAGATTCGCCAGCACAAAGGTAGCGGGCCGGTGGACCCTAACCAGAAAGGCCCCCATGCACATTGCAGCATTTTCAAAGGTGGATACCTCTACGCAGTGGATCTTGGCATCGACAAAATACTTGCCTATCCGTTCGCTGCCGATGGTACCCTGGATGAAGCCCATGTTGCTTTTGAGCTACAGCCAGGAGACGGTCCGAGACACCTGATATTTCACCCCACAAAGGCAATGGCTTTCGTAGTTAATGAGTTATCAAGCTCGGTTGTTTCAATGAAAGCCGATTTTGAAAAGGGCACGTTTGAGGCAATTGACAGAAAAAGCACAATACCGGCTGACTTCACCGAAAGAAATTCCGATGCCGACATACACATTACTTCAGACGGAAAATTTCTCTATGCTTCCAATAGAGGACACCATAGCATAGCTATGTACGCAGTAGCGGACGACGGAAGCCTGACCAGTTTGGGTAATGAACCGGTTGGGGGTAAGACACCCCGTAATTTTACGCTTTCGCCAGATGAAAAATTCTTGCTGGTTGCTAACCAGGATACCAACAACATTGTTGTGTTCACGAGGAACAAAGAAACAGGCCTGTTGGCTGCTACTGGCAAAGAGCTTTCTGTATCTAAGCCAGTTTGCCTTAAGTTTTAA
- a CDS encoding pseudouridine synthase codes for MSEEKLIHNEPARFEKLSVIYQDEYLVAINKPNRLLVHKTKIAEEKHFFANRLLADQIGCEVYPVHRIDRATSGVLLFAYSPQGIAMTQSLFMNGDVTKEYLAVVRGFVAETGSTNEPLIKHETGVEQTALTDYERLNTIEVDISVNKYPTSRYSLVRMLPRTGRTHQLRRHFNHMGHPIVGDTKYGDLRHNRMFEREWGITSLLLHAHKLTFIHPFSNKELRLQAPLSPDFVKAMDTFAWENNY; via the coding sequence ATGAGTGAAGAAAAACTTATCCACAACGAGCCAGCCCGGTTCGAAAAACTTAGCGTCATTTACCAGGACGAGTATTTAGTGGCCATCAACAAGCCGAATCGGCTGCTTGTTCACAAAACAAAAATCGCCGAGGAAAAGCATTTTTTTGCCAACAGGCTACTGGCCGACCAAATAGGCTGCGAGGTATATCCGGTGCATCGAATCGATAGGGCTACCTCAGGCGTATTGCTTTTTGCTTATTCTCCGCAGGGCATAGCCATGACCCAATCGCTCTTTATGAATGGAGACGTAACGAAGGAATACCTGGCGGTGGTTCGAGGCTTTGTGGCAGAAACAGGATCAACAAACGAGCCATTGATTAAACATGAAACAGGTGTTGAGCAAACTGCTTTGACTGACTATGAAAGACTAAACACCATCGAAGTCGACATTTCAGTGAACAAATACCCCACCTCACGGTATTCACTTGTGAGAATGCTGCCAAGAACGGGCCGCACGCACCAACTCCGCAGGCATTTCAATCACATGGGGCATCCTATTGTTGGCGATACCAAATATGGTGACCTGCGGCACAACAGGATGTTCGAAAGAGAATGGGGGATCACCTCACTCCTTCTTCACGCTCACAAACTCACTTTTATTCACCCGTTTTCAAACAAAGAGTTGAGGCTTCAAGCCCCACTGTCACCTGATTTTGTAAAAGCAATGGACACGTTCGCCTGGGAAAACAATTATTGA
- a CDS encoding pyrophosphohydrolase domain-containing protein yields the protein MQSPDSLNDVAKFHRTFGHPILPEATVPSADRCALRVNLLAEELKELEEAIQAKDIVEIADALCDLQYVLSGAVLEFGLGGQFKELFDEVQRSNMSKTCKTIEEAEATVNHYKAQGVECHYEEADGLYLVFRTGDRKTLKSVKYSPADLKFILS from the coding sequence ATGCAATCGCCTGATTCTCTTAATGATGTAGCAAAATTTCACCGAACTTTTGGTCACCCGATACTGCCAGAGGCTACTGTACCTTCTGCTGACCGGTGTGCCCTCAGAGTGAATCTTCTGGCTGAGGAACTGAAAGAATTGGAAGAGGCTATTCAGGCAAAGGACATCGTAGAAATAGCTGACGCTCTGTGCGACCTGCAGTATGTACTCAGTGGAGCTGTGCTTGAATTTGGCTTGGGTGGGCAATTCAAAGAGCTTTTTGACGAGGTGCAGCGCTCCAATATGAGCAAAACCTGCAAGACAATTGAAGAAGCTGAAGCCACAGTAAATCACTACAAGGCACAAGGTGTTGAATGCCACTATGAAGAAGCGGACGGACTGTACCTCGTGTTCAGAACCGGGGACAGAAAAACCCTGAAGTCTGTGAAATACTCTCCGGCCGACCTTAAATTTATTCTCAGCTAA
- a CDS encoding PVC-type heme-binding CxxCH protein, translated as MTFKQTFVFSLVIVLSSCASQGDKEEDEQLAEKALASFDLYEGLQIELIASEPLVADPVAMEVDELGRTYVLEMHGYPLDLSGSGVIKQLLDTDTDGQFDEAVVFADGLKLPTGLMRWKNGLVVVDVPDVLYLEDTNGDGKADRKEVLLTGFAVTNPQHIANTPMYGLDNWIYVAHQGMVTPKVSVKEFSDEGSEVHYPANDKAPKLPIDANGRNVRFIPDFFQLEMLSGESQYGQTFDAWGHHFGTSNADHLFTEVIPARYLARNPNLVVADAMENIPDHGSAAEVFPITQNPANQLLTDVGVITSSCGVTWYQAGLIKGFENVTFVAEPVHNLVHADRVIAKGASFRASRLVENKEFLASTDAWFRPVQFYVGPDGALYMIDYYRQIVEHPEWMSEEVNNSGALYNGSNQGRIYRISPKGTAPMNWAGSIDIPAMTSDEIVTLLGSDNIWWRRNVQRLIVANEALVPNDVLIDYVASTERAVGFLHGLWALEGRGQLTAELIERGLRHKAAGVRENAIRLAEIHLTAWPTLAKTLVGMSGDSDARVRFQLLCTLGFVDTKEATEARNQLLRQDINDRWVQVAALSASYGKESELLSETISTLANSPSEGTAMFFSNCAAAMATSGNQKAISEMLKKVLSGTQDQSDAWWKSAVLRGIDGAVKNSGLRAGNAVAEMRLLKAQLNEKTPAEVRAASVRLLTHLPGIEASHLADVQEKALQLALNGGASPALRTDALLLLTKSANGAYIDKLSTLVSAQEPDDVQEGAINAIVAINNQAASQLIVKSWSSLTPDIRDHAMGHLLNSESGSHALLDAVDAGSIDQATIAWPRKVRLMNSYTDGIRKKARRLLATNNEAPGELVKKYQQALDVKGDRVAGAAVFKANCAVCHQEGGEGGSSFGPDLGTIRNRDASFILADIINPNRSIADGFETWELKTSKGEQLTGVIASETASSLSIKDPAGNLTTVNRNEIESLKASDVSAMPTGFENSISVEQMSDLIAYLKR; from the coding sequence ATGACTTTTAAGCAAACCTTTGTTTTCTCTCTTGTGATCGTCTTGTCTTCTTGCGCTTCGCAGGGGGACAAAGAAGAAGATGAGCAGTTGGCAGAAAAGGCCCTGGCTTCTTTTGATCTATACGAAGGCCTTCAAATCGAACTTATTGCATCCGAACCACTGGTGGCAGATCCGGTGGCGATGGAAGTGGATGAGTTGGGAAGAACTTATGTGCTGGAAATGCATGGGTACCCCCTGGACTTGTCCGGAAGTGGCGTGATAAAACAACTGCTGGACACCGATACAGACGGGCAGTTTGACGAGGCCGTCGTGTTTGCCGACGGCCTTAAGCTGCCCACGGGTCTGATGAGATGGAAAAACGGACTAGTTGTGGTCGATGTGCCGGACGTACTTTACCTGGAGGATACAAATGGCGACGGAAAGGCAGATAGAAAAGAGGTGTTGCTGACGGGATTTGCCGTTACCAATCCACAGCACATTGCCAACACGCCCATGTATGGCCTCGACAACTGGATTTATGTAGCGCACCAGGGAATGGTAACACCCAAAGTAAGTGTAAAAGAGTTTAGCGACGAGGGGAGTGAGGTTCATTACCCTGCCAATGATAAGGCACCTAAGTTACCAATTGACGCCAATGGCCGGAACGTAAGGTTCATACCTGACTTTTTCCAGTTGGAGATGCTTTCCGGCGAATCGCAGTATGGGCAAACTTTCGACGCCTGGGGTCACCATTTTGGCACCAGCAATGCTGACCATCTTTTTACAGAAGTCATTCCTGCCAGGTACCTGGCCCGCAATCCCAACCTGGTGGTTGCCGATGCGATGGAGAACATACCAGACCATGGCAGTGCAGCAGAGGTATTTCCTATCACGCAAAATCCTGCCAATCAGTTGTTGACCGATGTCGGCGTCATTACTTCCTCCTGCGGTGTTACGTGGTACCAAGCCGGTTTGATCAAGGGCTTCGAGAATGTGACTTTTGTGGCGGAGCCGGTGCATAATCTTGTCCATGCGGATAGGGTTATTGCCAAAGGTGCGTCGTTTCGTGCAAGCCGCTTGGTTGAAAATAAAGAGTTTTTGGCGTCTACAGATGCCTGGTTCCGTCCTGTTCAGTTTTATGTAGGCCCCGACGGTGCTTTGTATATGATCGACTATTATCGGCAGATTGTGGAGCACCCTGAGTGGATGTCGGAAGAGGTAAACAATTCGGGAGCGCTGTACAATGGCTCGAATCAGGGCAGAATTTACAGAATATCACCCAAAGGTACAGCTCCCATGAACTGGGCAGGAAGCATAGATATTCCGGCCATGACTTCAGATGAAATCGTCACCTTGCTGGGTAGTGACAATATTTGGTGGCGAAGAAATGTACAGCGCCTGATAGTAGCCAACGAAGCTTTGGTGCCAAACGATGTGCTGATTGACTATGTGGCCAGCACTGAGCGTGCAGTTGGTTTTTTGCATGGGCTTTGGGCGCTGGAGGGTAGAGGCCAATTAACTGCTGAGCTCATAGAAAGGGGATTGAGACACAAGGCGGCTGGTGTAAGGGAAAATGCCATCAGGTTGGCTGAAATACACCTGACAGCATGGCCAACATTGGCCAAGACTCTGGTTGGCATGTCCGGCGATAGCGACGCCCGGGTAAGGTTTCAGCTTTTGTGCACGCTGGGCTTTGTCGATACCAAAGAGGCCACTGAGGCTCGCAATCAACTTCTTCGGCAAGACATCAACGACCGATGGGTGCAGGTGGCGGCCTTGAGTGCCAGCTATGGGAAAGAAAGTGAGTTGCTATCGGAGACTATCAGCACATTGGCCAATTCGCCCTCAGAAGGAACGGCCATGTTTTTCTCCAACTGCGCTGCGGCGATGGCTACTTCTGGCAACCAGAAGGCCATTTCGGAAATGTTAAAGAAAGTGCTTTCAGGCACCCAGGATCAAAGCGACGCATGGTGGAAATCTGCTGTACTCAGGGGAATTGACGGGGCCGTTAAAAACAGTGGACTTCGGGCCGGGAACGCCGTGGCTGAGATGAGGCTCCTGAAGGCCCAATTAAACGAAAAAACCCCAGCTGAGGTGAGGGCAGCCAGCGTGAGACTTCTCACTCATTTGCCAGGAATTGAGGCATCCCATTTGGCGGATGTTCAGGAGAAAGCGTTGCAACTGGCACTGAACGGAGGAGCAAGTCCGGCCTTAAGAACTGATGCGCTACTTTTGTTAACCAAATCAGCCAATGGGGCCTATATTGATAAATTGTCAACGCTCGTGTCTGCACAGGAGCCGGATGACGTACAAGAGGGTGCCATCAACGCCATAGTCGCTATCAATAATCAGGCTGCCTCTCAGCTCATAGTGAAAAGCTGGAGTAGTCTTACGCCAGACATAAGAGATCATGCCATGGGACATCTTCTTAACAGCGAATCAGGTTCTCATGCATTGCTCGATGCGGTGGACGCAGGGAGTATTGATCAGGCTACAATTGCCTGGCCACGCAAGGTGAGGCTGATGAACAGCTATACTGATGGCATTCGGAAAAAAGCGAGGCGACTGCTTGCGACGAACAATGAGGCGCCCGGCGAGTTAGTAAAAAAGTATCAGCAGGCATTGGATGTGAAAGGTGACCGGGTGGCTGGAGCGGCTGTATTTAAGGCTAATTGTGCTGTATGCCATCAAGAAGGCGGAGAAGGAGGCAGTAGTTTTGGCCCTGACCTTGGAACCATTAGGAACAGAGATGCATCGTTTATTCTGGCCGATATCATCAACCCCAATCGATCTATTGCCGACGGGTTTGAAACCTGGGAATTAAAAACTAGTAAAGGTGAGCAACTAACAGGAGTGATTGCGTCAGAAACAGCCTCATCGCTAAGCATCAAAGATCCAGCTGGCAATTTAACCACCGTGAATAGAAATGAAATTGAGTCGTTGAAAGCCTCAGACGTGTCGGCGATGCCTACAGGATTTGAAAATTCTATCTCCGTTGAGCAAATGTCCGATTTAATAGCTTATCTTAAAAGATAG
- a CDS encoding glucosaminidase domain-containing protein, whose product MRKTIIFVILLILVGFAAVLVNFSIDKTHYIKTREVLANHPDSIALLDDTLVAPVLYHEIEGIDQLPPDQAKLKFISALLPSILLAKHRIEDERNKIREILNKPIWLKEDSAFYFAQSEFYKTASGELLLRRMKTHPNSIILAQAAVESGWGTSRIFQQANNLFGIWSYRSGEPRIKSIYSRNGQAIYLRKYDDVSASIYDYFGLVARSRAYRRFREARDTTDNVNVLLPYLKYYSERREEYVEQLATIIRQNRMMQYDDYRLDPAYFVEERTVKLFGYVIDTVVVVGGVIVDDRQ is encoded by the coding sequence TTGAGAAAGACGATCATTTTTGTCATTCTGCTAATCCTGGTGGGTTTTGCTGCTGTACTTGTCAATTTTTCGATTGATAAGACGCATTATATCAAAACCAGGGAAGTATTGGCCAACCACCCGGATAGCATAGCGCTACTCGACGACACATTGGTGGCGCCTGTTCTGTATCACGAAATTGAAGGAATTGACCAGTTGCCACCTGACCAGGCCAAGCTAAAGTTCATTTCCGCCTTGTTGCCGTCCATTCTTTTGGCGAAGCACAGGATAGAGGACGAAAGAAATAAAATCAGAGAAATACTGAACAAGCCCATTTGGCTAAAGGAGGACAGTGCCTTTTATTTTGCACAAAGTGAGTTTTATAAAACTGCTTCAGGCGAATTGTTGCTTCGCCGCATGAAAACCCATCCCAACAGCATCATTCTGGCGCAGGCGGCGGTGGAGTCTGGCTGGGGTACTTCACGCATATTCCAGCAAGCCAATAACCTCTTTGGCATCTGGTCGTACCGGTCGGGCGAACCGAGAATCAAGTCCATCTACTCACGGAACGGCCAGGCGATCTATCTAAGAAAGTACGACGATGTGTCGGCCTCTATTTATGATTACTTTGGATTGGTGGCCCGAAGTAGGGCTTACCGGAGATTCAGAGAGGCGAGAGATACCACTGATAACGTGAATGTTTTGCTTCCTTACCTCAAGTATTATTCGGAAAGGCGTGAGGAGTATGTGGAACAACTGGCGACCATTATCCGGCAGAATCGAATGATGCAGTACGATGATTATCGCCTTGATCCGGCGTATTTTGTTGAAGAAAGAACCGTTAAACTTTTCGGCTATGTTATTGATACGGTTGTTGTGGTGGGTGGTGTTATTGTTGACGACCGCCAATAG
- a CDS encoding polysaccharide deacetylase family protein — translation MLLIRLLWWVVLLLTTANSTLLGQMNREVVGFVYHRVGDSRYPSTNISTESFDAHLNYLKQNDFKVLTISEAVDYLRKPGERERVAVITIDDGYESFYKNGLPLLKKYGFPATVFINTETVGGSSYMDWKQLEDCLGNKIEIGNHSHSHAYFLNEAPPARYETFRSDVEKAQALITERLGITPKAFAYPYGEFDPKMAELLQEMGFSAGLAQNSGVMHGGGNLFSLPRFPMASGFSPLEKFISKANMQALKVIAEKPESFLMIANDPSPTLQVTFAQSNLMESQLQCFVQGGSCVLEKKMSGDKIEVTVKPGSALRSRRTLYTLTIKDTDGHWHWFSHLWVNPALK, via the coding sequence ATGTTATTGATACGGTTGTTGTGGTGGGTGGTGTTATTGTTGACGACCGCCAATAGTACCCTCCTTGGGCAAATGAACAGGGAAGTGGTCGGCTTTGTCTACCATAGGGTGGGAGATAGCCGGTATCCTTCTACCAACATCTCTACAGAAAGCTTTGACGCTCATCTCAACTATCTCAAACAGAATGATTTTAAGGTATTGACCATTTCTGAGGCGGTTGATTACCTGAGAAAGCCAGGCGAGCGGGAACGGGTGGCTGTTATTACCATCGACGACGGTTACGAAAGCTTTTACAAAAATGGTCTTCCCTTATTAAAGAAATACGGGTTTCCTGCCACCGTTTTCATCAATACTGAAACAGTAGGTGGCAGCTCTTATATGGACTGGAAGCAGCTCGAAGACTGCCTGGGCAACAAAATAGAAATAGGAAACCATAGTCATTCTCATGCCTATTTTTTAAATGAGGCACCACCCGCACGGTATGAGACATTTCGCAGCGATGTAGAAAAGGCACAAGCGCTGATAACGGAACGACTAGGAATTACGCCCAAAGCATTTGCTTATCCCTATGGGGAGTTCGATCCAAAAATGGCCGAACTGCTGCAAGAAATGGGTTTTTCGGCTGGGCTGGCCCAAAACTCAGGTGTGATGCATGGCGGAGGCAATTTGTTTAGCCTGCCCAGGTTTCCGATGGCTTCGGGCTTTTCGCCGTTGGAGAAATTTATTTCTAAAGCCAATATGCAGGCCTTGAAGGTGATTGCTGAGAAGCCAGAGAGCTTTCTGATGATAGCTAATGATCCATCACCCACCCTTCAAGTCACCTTCGCTCAGTCAAACCTGATGGAATCGCAGCTTCAATGTTTTGTGCAGGGAGGATCATGTGTACTGGAGAAGAAAATGAGTGGCGACAAAATAGAGGTCACCGTAAAACCAGGCAGCGCTCTGAGAAGCAGGAGAACCCTTTATACCCTTACCATAAAAGACACCGATGGTCATTGGCATTGGTTCAGCCACCTTTGGGTCAATCCTGCTTTGAAATAG